Within the Nicotiana tabacum cultivar K326 chromosome 11, ASM71507v2, whole genome shotgun sequence genome, the region GGGTTATTTGACTTGGGATAGGGTGTTGGGCTGGTATATTTTAGGTAATTAGGCTAGGGATTGGTCCGAAATAAGACTAAAAATAGGCTgttatttaaatacccaattgtagttaaaaaataatttataaaaataataaatgaataccAAAAAATATCCTTTGttcactaaaatgatttaaaatagttatttaacattttaaaaatataaaagatcattttatgcataaataatataattatacacTATATGgtctattattgcaaagatgtgcaatttagcctaaaaaatgcaaatgtaattatagaAATGCactaaatttttttaaataccACGCTGGCATAAAATggtgaatttagatgattaaataattataaaaataatatgaaggataattattggatatttatacaataaaaatgcagaaataaatttatttaaagcctttaaaattatagagaaataatgaaaaaaaagaagccaaaaattTCAATTGAGCGATCCCAAGAATAAAGAGTTGAGTTTCTTCTACTGAATGAATAGTAATTCCGTCACTGTTCATCGACCATAATTCCGGCATCCGGCAAGGTAAGTTTTCAAGATTGGTCCCAAAAGAACAACCTTCTCATTCTAAACAACCTCCTTTTGTTTTTATCCTAATTTCTATATCAATACGCAACAGATCTTAAAATTAGTTTTCACATTACTGTAGCATCGAGTTTCTTCAACAAAACTGTATCGTTACTCTTCTTTGTAACGTGAAGGTTTTTGCTCTTCTTTCAATTCTATGGTGTGTTGAAGAACTCTTTCAAAGCTTTACCCAATAGTTACAGATCAAATTTTTAAAACACGAAGTTACTGTAGCTTCGATATCTCCCAGAAATTCTGCTCTTCATATGAATTCTTAACGGTCAAAATCTTCAAACTTTGGCGACCTGATTGAACAGGCCTTCTATGGCCTCATCGCCAGGTGAACAACCCACTGTTGGGGTTGGGTTACCTTCTCACGCACCAACTCCCATCACTACGGATCATGCAACCAGTTCAAAACATTTGGACTACGCTGCTGTGCTAAAACCAAATGCTATCAACAACGCAACACCAAAAACTTCCTCCAATATTGAAGCAATCCCTATCAGACGTCCAACTTTCTTGCAAGGGAAACCTTTGGTGAAGTTTTCTGAATCTGAAGTAGATCGCATGAATCACATCGAAGGATTACATTGGGCAGTCGTATGTAAATTCTCATATGGCTGGCCAAAAATGCAAGAATTACGCAAAATTCTTCCTTTGCAGTGCGGGATCAAAAGGGAATGCAATATTGGCTTTCTTCGAGATAGGAACATTTTGATAAGGCTCACACTTTGGCAGGATTATATCGAGTTCTCGTTGAAAGGTATACATTATGTGAGGGATAAGTTTGGACAGGAATACCAACTGAGAACCTTGATATACGATTCAAGATTTACAGTTGGCGAGGAAACATCGAAGGTAATAGCATGGATCTCTTTTCCAAATTTATTGCCTACATACTTTGTAAAGGAATGCCTATTTTCATTGGCCTGTGCTGTTGGTAAGCTTCTTCACATAGATGTGGCAACAATTAACAAAACAAGGCCAAGTTGTGCAAAAGTCAAGGTATTAGTAGATCTTATGGCTGACTTGCCCAAGAAAATTCGTATAGATATCGAGCACGATGTCACAAAAGAGATAAGAAAAGAGTGGGTGACTGTTAGATATGATTATCTCAGAAAACCCTGTAAAGAGTGTAAACTACAAAGGCATGACATGCTAGAATGTTGGAGGATTCACCCTGAAATCATGGCAAATAAAAATAAACAGCATGTTGTCACTAATGAAACAATAACGGATAGGAATATTGATAAAGGAAAGGATAATGCTCCTCTAATGATCCTTTCAAGTGGCAAGGTTGTTGGCAATGTTGGTGCATAATGGAAGGAAGTGAGAGATAATAGGAGACTTATTAAGGGTAAACAAACTGAAGGCTATGGTACAGGTGGGAATGAAGTGATTGTAGGTGATAAGGATACTGAAAAACTATTACAAATAGCTAATAAATATGTTGTACTGGTAGTGGAAAATGAGGAGACTAATCAGACTAACCAACTGGCCTTAGTGAATGAAACTCCAGTACAAATAAATCCCAATCAAACTGTTGCTATTACTGGGAAATTGAATGCAGATGCACGAGCATTTAATCCAATCACTACTGATGTAGCAGCCTCTGAGAATGGTAACCTTGCTAAGACTACTGTGAATGGGAATGAAGCTCAGTTGACGGCTGACCAAAGAGGAACTAAAGAATGTCCTGTATAAGGGGTAAAGCATGTGCTTACTGTAGCACCAGCAGGACAAACTGAATCAACAGTTCAATGGGCTAATAGGACTTTTATCCAAACAAAATCAGGACCAAACAATGAGGACAATACCAACAATGTCAATATAAAGCAACAGACAGCATATTTGCATCAACTGGTCACCACAAATCAATCCTACCAAGAAGTTCCTTCACAATCATTAGCTACTAGGAATAGTCAGTTAGGTCGTTTGTGGGATTctcaaaatgaaaatgagaatGAATCAGAAGAGGAAGGAGAATATCATTCTAAGGAAGATCATATAAATACAGATGATATTCGATCATGTGGAGAAGAAATAGTTGATGTAGTGCAAGTTGTAGCTGAAGATGATCAGAATTCTGTAGAGAAATCAGTGCAAAAACAGGTGGAAAAGGAAGCTATTCATGTCATGGATCCAAATCAGAAACCTAGCCCAGACCCCTCAGATAAACCATTTCCTAACATAATTACAACTACACCAGAAAACAACCTCAGCATCAATCCCATTCTGCCAAAACCAGTTACACCTACCTCTACCCTACAAGCCAAAAAAGTTACCAATCCAACAGAAGCTCCTGCTTCTTCAATAGCTCCAGAAAACCAAAAAACCTCTAAAGGACACGCTGAATTGGTTCCTAAAACTGTGAATTCTCTACTTACCAAGGAAAACAAGAGTGTTGAAGAGGAGAATAAAGAAGATACTCATGGTCAAGATATGGATGAGGAATCTACTGCACAAAACTTCAGGCACATAGCAAGACAAGGTGAATTATCTCCCAGAGTTATGGATAAAGTGAAATCAGCAGGCAGAGGAAAAAAGAAGCAGCAAAAGGAAAACACAAGTGTTCCAGGTACTGGTGTTCAAACAAGGAGGGCAGGTTCTAAATCAATTGTTTAAAATAAATGCTATCATCTGGAGTATTAGATCTGTGAACACACAACAAGCTTTTGAAAGACTTGTTACAATGCATAGACAGTACCATTTTAGATTTGTCGGACTAATGGAACCAAAGTAACAGTCGAGGAAACTTGAAAGATATAGGAGCAGACTTGGGCTTGCACATGCATTTATCAACATTTCTAATAAAATATGGGCTTTCATAGATGACGATTTTGAGGTTATGGTGTTATTTGACATGCAACAACAACTCACTTTAAGATTAACTGACACCAATACCCAACAAGAATTTATCCTTACCCTAGTATACGCCAAATGTGATCATATCGAGCGTATAGAACTATGGGATACTCTCTATGCTTTGGCAAGTGACATGACTACTCCATGGATTGTTGGTGGGGATTTCAATGTAATATGGGATGAGGAGGAGAAGTTTGGTAGTCTTCCAGTACCCATAAACGAAGTGGACGACTTTAGGTATTGTATAAATTCATGCAACCTCATCGATCTTGGATTCAAAGGAAGTATATTCACTTGGTGGAATGGCAGGGCTGAAGAGGACTGCATTTTTAAAAGACTGGATCGTGTACTAGGCAATATGGAACTAAAGCAACTTTTCCCAAGTGTGGAGGTGACTCACTTATCAAAAATAGGCTCAGATCACTGCCCACTCTTGATTAAATGTGATCCAAATTTGATAAGTGCCAAAAAGCAATTTCGATTCTTGAATTTTTGGACTGATCACATCACCTTCCAAGAAGTTGTGAAAGAAAATTGGGTGGACGACCTAGCTGCAAACTCTCAGGTTACCTCTTTCacaattttcaacaacaaattgAAGAAACTGAAAAAGGTCTTATCAAGATGGAGTAAGGATACATATAGGGATATTTTTCAAAAAGTTGCAAGTCTAGAAGAGGTTGTTCTGGTACATGAAGCTCAATTTGAACTTAGTCCCACAAGTATGAATAAGGAGAGGCTCAACAAGGTGAAAACAGAACTTACTAGATACCTAGCCTTAGAAGAGCAATTCTGGAGACAAAAGGCAGACATGGCATGGTTTAAGGATGGAGATCGCAATACGAAGTTCTTTCATGCACAGGTGAATGGGAGAAGAAAAGGGCTGCAATTAAAAAGAATTCAAGACAATGTTGGCAAGATAGAAGGAAATGATCAGATGGCTGAAGAAGCAATCAGTTTCTTTAAGTCGCAATTTCATGAAGATGTTGCACCAACCTCATTTAGGATCATAGATCATGTCCCTAACATGATTTCGTTGGAATAGAACTAAGAACTACAGAAACAACCTACCAAAGAAGAAGTCAAACAGGCTGTCTTTGGCTTAAATGCAGACAGTGCTGGGGGTCCAGATGGCTTCACAGGTAAATTCTTTCAACAGAGATGGAGCATTGTGGGAGATTATGTCCTTGCTATGACAAAAGAATTCTTCAAAGGCAAGGATTTGCCCAAGTACATCACTCATACCAACTTAGTGCTGCTACCAAAAAAGAAGGATGTGATTACTTTCTCAGATTTGCGACCAATAAGCCTTGGAAATTTTATTAATAAGGTGTTCTCGAGAGTTATTCATGAAAGAATTGCACCCTTACTACCTTCACTAATTTCTGATGAGCAAGCAGGATTCGTCAAAGGTAGGAGCAttgtggaaaatattttattgacTAAAGAAATAATAACTGATAGAAAACTGAGGACCAAAGCAGGACCAAATGTTGTACTCAAATTGGACATGACAAAAGCATGACAGACTATCTTGGCTATTCATGACTAAGGTTTTGAGGAAAATGGGCTTCGAGGAAAGAATAATTGGAATCGTGTTTGGAATTGTCTCCAACAATTGGTATTCTATATTAATGAATGGACAACCCTATGGATTTTTTAAATCAACAAGAGGAGTCAAGAAAGGTGATCCGCTATCACCTACTCTATTCATCCATATCTGCTGAAGCTTTATCAAGAGCCCTCAATTCATTACATCAGAACTTGTATTTCTGTGGTTTTGGGTTACCAAAATGGAGCCCCAAAATCAATCATCTTTCCTATGCATATGACACAATCATATTCTCATCTTCTGATGCTACGTCATTAAAGTTAATTGTGGAAGTGCTGAGGGCAAATGAGACTGCCTCTGGACAGTTAATCAACAAGGCAAAATCTGCAGTATACCTACATCATTTAACAAACGTGGACATCACAGACAAAGTGCAGAGGATAACAGGTATTAACAGGCAGGAGTTCCCATTCAGATACCTTGGTTGTCCAATATTCTACGCCAGGAGAAAGATGGAATATTATCATGATCTGATGAAAAAGGTACTAGATAAGATCCAATCATGGCAAGGAAAACTCTTATTAATTGGAGGTCGGGTAGTCTTAATTAACCATGTGCTTCAAAGAATGCCTATTCATCTGCTTTCAGCAGTAAATCCACCAGCTTCTGTCATAAATAAACTCTACAAAATGATTGCTCAgtttttttggagtaattctaTAGGAGGAAAGGCAAGACATTGGGCATCTTGGGATTCATTGTGTCTACCTAAAGAGGAAGGAGGGCCTGGATTTCGTTCATTACATGATATGTCAAGGGCATTATTTTGTAAGTTATGGTGGAATTTTAGAACTAAACCAACACTTTGGAGTTCTTTCATATGccaaaaatattgcaaaaagctGAATGCGATTGTAGTACTATGGAGACAAGGTTCCCAtgtttggaggaaaatgtttgACTGTAGGGACGCAATTGAACATCAAATCATTTGGCAACCAAGAATGGGGTCATCTCTTTTTTGGTTCGACAATTGGACAGAGATGGGTAGATTGTATTTCTCAACACCACCTGAGTTCTAATGTGATGAGTCAATCCATAATGTTCATGATGTAGTGCTGGAAGGTACATGGAATGAAACAAGATTAATGCAGATATTGCCACACGACATAGCCAGTCACATCATTGCTAATATCAAACGTTCAGCTCTCTCAGATGAATTAGATAAACCTTTTTGGATGATGGAACCAAAAGGTTACTTCACTGTCAAATCTGCTTGGGATTATGTGAGGAGAAGGAGGGATCAAAATGCAGTATTCACAAATATTTGGGTCAAGGGCTTGCCTTTCAAGATTGCATTTTTTATGTGGAAAGTTTGGAAAAGAAGAATACCACTGGATGATTTTTTCAAGTGGTTGGGATATTACCCTCAAGATGTTGGTGCTGTAGAGAACCAGCCGAGGAAACTATGTCACAAGTGTTTTTCAAATCCTTTGCAGCACATATAATGTGGTACTACTTCATGGCAAATGCTGGAATTTCCATAAATGGAATGTCATTGCAACATGCAATAGCAAAATGTTGGACTGTACAAGTTGTTCCGCGACTCAAGCCTATATTCCAAGCTTTACCATCGATCATTTTGTGGGAATTGTGGAAGAGAAGAAACTGCCAAAAACATGGTGAAATGGTCACTATTAGTAGGATAATATACCATATTTCCACATCCCTTCAACCACTTGTTAAAATCAGAAAACCAAGCATTCAACAAGTCCCTCATAAATGGCATGATCTTCTGAAAATGATGGAACAATATATGCCTTCTCTAAAAGTCACTAGGGTACTTTGGGAGTTACTTGAACAGGATTGGATAAAGGTGAATACTGATGGGGCATCGAGGGGAAATCCGGGTAGAAGCTCCATTGTTTTTGTCCTACGGGATAGTGAAGGAGATGTGAGATATGCAAGGGGGAAAGAAATTAAGGAGGGAACAAATGTGGAAGCAGAAACCATTGCTATACTTGAGGCAATAAAAACCTGTGTGCAACAAGGATATGCCAATATCCACATCCAAACAGATTCATTATTTCTGAAGAACGTGATAGATGGTACATGGGATCCACCTTGGGAAGTAGAGGCATATGTTCAGGAGATTAAACAGTTTATGGTAAGATGTAATTATAGGGTGTCACATATCATGCGGGAACGAAACAAATTGGCTGACTTCCTAGCAAACCATGCACTCGACCATAGGGATCATGAGGCTCACAACTTTCAGCAACTGGAGATACAAGAAAGGAGGATTGTTAATAGTGATAAACTTCAATGTCCTTACCTACGTATAAGAGTAGCCAGAAATGGATAAGGGTGTATTGCTTTacataagcataaggaaaagatcAACGAGGGATGGACAAGAAGAAATGCATCGGGGGAGATTGTCTCACATCCAGTTGGACGAGAACAACATATTCTTTTATGCTAACTCTTTATTCTTTTTTGCAGGGAACTATACTACAACTATTCATTACCTACTGTCGATCCTTcaaatggtggtattagtacatTGTACTCAATCCATTGAAGGGAAGACGTGGGTAGGCTCTGGCATAGCAATCAGGAGAACAAGGACTAAGGCTGATACACATATTTTCTGCAATAAAGACCATATGCTTCAACAAAGATTTAGCAGTACAATGAAAGTAATGAGGTTAAATATCATTGTGATGCACCACCTTTTGACACAATGTTTATGGAACTCTCTTCTGGGACAATTAGAGACAAGATCTGCTAAAGTCCAACAACATACCAATTATCGAGCACAACAAGAATGGCTAAATGCATTGGATACCCAATCAGCTTGCTAAAGAAGGCATGACTTCGAGGAAAAGCTGGGCATACAACATGGGCTAACACAGTTTTTTAATTGTTTAATGCACGCCTGTTGCATTGGAAATGTAAGAAAGGGAACAAATTGCTACACATCCAAAGGAATATACATATTTCTAAGGACATCACAAAAAGAATGCAAGTCACACTTTCTTCAGGAAAGATTGCAAAAAAAATGGTCGGCAATATAGGAAAATTCGATACAAGGAGAATAAAGTGAGCTGTACAGTGAAAATACATAAGGCAACAAGCTTTGTAATCCAAATGAATTTTGAGGAAGCTAACATGGCCGCACACAAAAAAGGACAAAAATCTGAGGACTTCACTTGGGATCGAAAGCCATGTTGCACTGAACATATTCGTATCATTGGCTACTTTGGGCAACAACAAACCAAGGAAAAGGTGCATCTTCAAAGTAAAGAAGTTGAAAGAAATCAAACATCGACAAGAAATGAAGAATTTTGAAGATTTTTTGAAGACAGTTAAAGAGGATTTCAACGAAGTTCTATTTGAAGAAATCACAATTTTGATAAACGAGGGGCAACAATCTAATTTCTACATAGTGTAAGTTTAACATTTTATAAGCATTATCAATTGTAATAATGTCATAGAGTGTGTTATAAACTTTATGGTGATCATAGAATACTTGCTACTTTCGAGTTCATACTTTTTACATGCTTGCTAGAAGATTAGATTATTTTAGCTTCAATAGGaatagtaaggtaaggtttatgCCCCCCTTACACACACTCTTCCATTGTAGTTTGTTGTTTCTTTCTTAATACAAAACTAGCCGTAGGCACTTGGCTAACGATttgccaaaaaaataataatgaaaagtacttgtgcatgcttgtaaatcaaatgatgatgcatgtatatatatatatatatatatatatatatttggaaaaACTAGGTATCAAcaaggtttatactgatcatcacagcttacatcacttgttcaagcaaagggatctcaatttgaggcaactagtggtcgcggatgccttaagcaggaaggcagaaagtatgggtagcttggcattcatttcagcagaggagagaccactagctttggacattcagtcctttgctaacagacttgtgaggttggatatttcagagcccaacaaAGTTCTTGCATGTAATGTTGCCCAGTCTTTACTATTGGGGCAGATCAAAGGCTCGATAGTTTGATGATTCGCACTTGGCAGTCCTTAGAGAGACGGTTCTAAAGGGTAGTgctaaggaggtttctattggcgaggatggtgttctgtgactccagggtcatctatctgttcctaatgtcgatggcttgagggagaggattctagaggaggcacacagttcacggtattctattcatccaggtgatacgaagatgtatcgtgacctgagacaacactattggtagaggagaatgaagaaggacatagtggagtatgtagctaggtgcctaaattgccagcaggtcaagtatgagcaccagaggccagatgacctacttcagcagatgactatacctgagtggaaatgggagcacatctctatggactttgtagttcgATTGCCGCAAGCATTGTATAAGTTTGATGcattttgggtcattgtcgacaagtTGACCAAGTTGGTACACTTCATTTCGGTTGCGACTACCTATACTTCAAAGAAGTTGGCCAGATTTATATTCCggagatagtttggttgcacAGTGTTCCTGTtcctatcatatcagatagagacCCTCAATTCACTTCTTATTTTTGGAGAGCCgtatagagtgagttggggacccgcaTAGATCTCAacataacatttcatccacagaccggcGGGCAGTCGGAGCAGACAATTCAGATCctggaggacatgcttagagcataTGTGATTGACCTTGAAGGGAAGtgagatcagttcttgccattggccgagtttgcttacaacaacaactatcagtccaacattgagATGGCTAtatttgaggctttatacggtcgacgatgtcgttctcccatcgggtggtttgagcccaaTGAGGCTAGGTTATATAGTACTGATCTGGTAAAGGAtgtcttggaaaaggtaaagttgattcaggagtgactcCGCACAACACAGTCTATgaagaagagttacgcggatcagaaggagtgtgatgtatcatttatgtaggtgagaaggttctcttgaaagtctcgccgatgaaggggattatgagattcggaaagaagggcaagttgacccaagatttataggcccatttgaggtgttgaggcgagttggggaggttgcttatgagcttgctttacctccctgCCTATTAggggttcatccagtttttcacgtatctatgcttcggaggtatcacgccgacttgtcacatgtgttagatttaaGCACTATTCATCTAGGTGAGAgattgggttatgaggaggagccaattgccattgttgctaGGTAGGATCGCCAGATGAAATTCAAAGAGGATTTTCATGGTAAAAGTACTGTAGAGGggacaaccagtcgaggaggtgacccgAGAGTCTGAGGAAGACATGTAGAGctgatatccacacttatttagcactttAGGTACGAATctaaacccgtttgaggacgagcgtttgtttaagaggaggagaatgtaacgacccgaccggttattttgatttctagaaccttgttcccctaaataagacttttcgt harbors:
- the LOC142165846 gene encoding uncharacterized protein LOC142165846, with the protein product MDNPMDFLNQQEESRKVIRYHLLYSSISAEALSRALNSLHQNLYFCGFGLPKWSPKINHLSYAYDTIIFSSSDATSLKLIVEVLRANETASGQLINKAKSAVYLHHLTNVDITDKVQRITGINRQEFPFRYLGCPIFYARRKMEYYHDLMKKVLDKIQSWQGKLLLIGGRVVLINHVLQRMPIHLLSAVNPPASVINKLYKMIAQFFWSNSIGGKARHWASWDSLCLPKEEGGPGFRSLHDMSRALFLLEGTWNETRLMQILPHDIASHIIANIKRSALSDELDKPFWMMEPKGYFTVKSAWDYVRRRRDQNAVFTNIWVKGLPFKIAFFMWKVWKRRIPLDDFFKWLGYYPQDVGAVENQPRKLCHKCFSNPLQHI